The Humulus lupulus chromosome 3, drHumLupu1.1, whole genome shotgun sequence genome window below encodes:
- the LOC133821354 gene encoding uncharacterized protein LOC133821354 isoform X2 produces MLGKRTTTSVVESSALATMGAGYNRNTPYVQKTDEKPRVWCDFCNKPRHTQENCWRIYGKPANWKSKAEREKAGRTPSAHEAESSPFTKEQMNHLHALLNTTSSSSGPEFGEDDWQC; encoded by the exons ATGTTGGGAAAGAGGACAACTACATCTGTTGTTGAAAGTTCAGCGCTAGCCACCATGGGAGCAGGATATAACAGGAACACCCCATACGTGCAGAAAACTGATGAGAAGCCACGTGTTTGGTGTGATTTCTGTAATAAACCTCGTCATACTCAAGAGAACTGTTGGAGAATCTATGGCAAACCAGCAAACTGGAAAAGCAAGGCAGAGAGAGAAAAGGCAGGTCGAACCCCTTCTGCACATGAAGCTGAGTCCAGCCCCTTCACTAAGGAGCAGATGAATCACCTTCATGCATTGCTGAACACTACCTCGTCCTCATCTG GACCAGAGTTCGGGGAAGACGATTGGCAGTGCTAG
- the LOC133821354 gene encoding uncharacterized protein LOC133821354 isoform X1 — translation MLGKRTTTSVVESSALATMGAGYNRNTPYVQKTDEKPRVWCDFCNKPRHTQENCWRIYGKPANWKSKAEREKAGRTPSAHEAESSPFTKEQMNHLHALLNTTSSSSGIPTASIAYAGPEFGEDDWQC, via the exons ATGTTGGGAAAGAGGACAACTACATCTGTTGTTGAAAGTTCAGCGCTAGCCACCATGGGAGCAGGATATAACAGGAACACCCCATACGTGCAGAAAACTGATGAGAAGCCACGTGTTTGGTGTGATTTCTGTAATAAACCTCGTCATACTCAAGAGAACTGTTGGAGAATCTATGGCAAACCAGCAAACTGGAAAAGCAAGGCAGAGAGAGAAAAGGCAGGTCGAACCCCTTCTGCACATGAAGCTGAGTCCAGCCCCTTCACTAAGGAGCAGATGAATCACCTTCATGCATTGCTGAACACTACCTCGTCCTCATCTGGTATTCCTACTGCCTCTATTGCATATGCAG GACCAGAGTTCGGGGAAGACGATTGGCAGTGCTAG
- the LOC133821355 gene encoding uncharacterized protein LOC133821355 has translation MQLASLERVLEVDLNIAFGGEVILSEFGVSHTDKSLKQGNGTECGIYIMKHMQHLSKKTTSPVEKFDSHTARMELALKIVLNESNDIQEEVKSKIQAFYHEYTDSNPKGSTKGTPIKLAFVRSPIKSPKDQRYSNKKQKAKNMTPNCPARRTRGAIKQ, from the exons ATGCAACTAGCAAGCCTTGAGAGGGTTCTTGAAGTTGATTTGAACATTGCATTTGGAGGTGAAGTAATTTTAAGTGAGTTCGGAGTTTCTCATACAGACAAATCCCTCAAACAAGGCAATGGAACAGAGTGCGGGATATATATCATGAAGCATATGCAGCATTTGAGCAAGAAAACAACAAGTCCTGTGGAGAAG TTTGATTCTCATACTGCAAGAATGGAGTTGGCCCTCAAAATTGTTCTGAATGAGTCAAACGATATTCAAGAAGAAGTTAAGAGTAAAATCCAGGCTTTCTATCATGAGTACACAGACTCTAACCCCAAGGGATCAACAAAAGGTACTCCAATCAAGCTCGCATTTGTGAGGAGTCCCATAAAATCCCCAAAGGATCAGAGGTACTCCAATAAGAAACAGAAGGCAAAGAACATGACTCCAAATTGTCCAGCTAGACGCACAAGAGGAGCCATAAAACAATGA